Proteins encoded within one genomic window of Macaca fascicularis isolate 582-1 chromosome 16, T2T-MFA8v1.1:
- the MIEN1 gene encoding migration and invasion enhancer 1: protein MSGEPGQTSVASPPEEVEPGSGVRIMVEYCEPCGFEATYLELASAVKEQYPGIEIESRLGGTGAFEIEINGQLVFSKLENGGFPYEKDLIEAIRRASKGEPLEKITNSRPPCVIL, encoded by the exons ATGAGCGGGGAGCCGGGGCAGACGTCCGTAGCGTCCCCTCCCGAGGAGGTGGAGCCGGGGAGTGGGGTCCGCATCATGGTGGAGTACTG TGAACCCTGCGGCTTCGAGGCGACCTACCTGGAGCTGGCCAGTGCTGTGAAGGAGCAGTATCCGGGCATCGAGATCGAGTCGCGCTTGGGGGGCACAG GTGCCTTTGAGATAGAGATAAATGGACAGCTGGTGTTCTCCAAGCTGGAGAATGGGGGCTTTCCCTATGAGAAAGAT CTCATTGAGGCCATCCGAAGAGCCAGTAAAGGAGAACCCCTAGAAAAGATCACCAACAGCCGTCCTCCCTGCGTCATCCTGTGA